GGCACGAACCCGGCCGCACTCGACCAGGCGCTGGCCGCGGCGCGGCAGTTCATAAAGGAGCGCCTCTCTGGCTGAGGATACCGCTTCGCAGAGCCACGCCCCTTCGCCACTCGGCTCGCGCCCGCGCCCGCCGCAACCGGAGCCGCCGAAGCCGGACATTCGCACGGTCGCCGGCGCCAACGGCGCGGCGCTGGTTGACGCGCCGCCGCCCGATCCGCCGGATCCGCCCGATCAAGATGAGGCCTCCACACTGAGGTCCGTGTTGGCCGGCGATGCTGCACCCGACGCCGCGCCCGCGCCGCGCCTGTCTCGCCGCCGGGCGTCTGCGCGTTCCGTCGCGCCGCCGCCTGACGAACGTGAGTCCGACGACACCATCGGAGCTGAAGCGCCCCAGCCGGATCCGCCGCCGGCCGCCGTCGCGGCGGGCAACGGCGTCCTGCCCCATGCCGATGCCGAGGGCAGCCAGTCGGTTGCCGAGACAACGCGGCTCTCGCTTGACGCGCCGCCCGCCGCAGCCGCGCCGGAGGCAGAGCAGCCGGAATTCGTGGAGCCGCCGCTGCCGGCGCCGGTGCGCCGGCCGGCTCGTCTCCTGCCGCGCGCTGAGCAAGGCGTAGAGGCGCCGGCGAAGCCGGGGCTGATCGCCCGCATCCTTGCGCCGTTCACCGGTCAGAAGCCGCCGCGTCCGGCGCCGTCGCGCGCCCTGCAAGTGGCCGAACCCGCCGCCGCGCCGGCCGCGGCACGGCCCAGCCGCCGCGCGATGCGGCCGCTGCCCTGGGGCCGCGACTTTGCCGCGGCCGTGATCCGCCGTGAGGACTCGCTGACGGCGATCTTCGGCAAGCTCGATGCGGCCGATTCGCCGCGCGTCGCCCTGGTCGCGCCGCGCGGCAACGAGGAGCTGGCCCGCGCCCTCGGCATGCGTCGCCTGCGCCGCCACGTCGACACGACCGGCAAGGACGTGATGATCGTCACCCACTCCGGGGCGCTGCGCGGGCGGGCGCGCGAGGTTGGACTGGCGACGGTCGGCAACGTCAAGAAGGTGGACTTCGAGCGCTACGGCCGCGGCGGCGTGCGCGTCGGCGGCGTGATCGTGCCGCTGCCGGGCGTCGGCCTGATCGTGCGGCTGGCGGCGTTCGCCGGCGCGGTGGCGCTGCTGGCGGCGGCGGTGCTGCTCTATCTGCCGCAGGCAACGGTGCAGGTCTACCCGCAGCTTCAGCCCTTCGCCAATACACTCTCACTCACGCTGGCGACCGACGCGCCCGCGCTCTACAAGCCGGGCGGCGAAGTCCTCGCCCATCTGCAACGCGCCTCGATCACCCGCACGATCGACTTTCCCGTGAGCGGCCAGGCGACGGTCAAGGCGCCGGACGGCTCCGACAAGCAGGTTGCGGCTGCCAGCGACGACGACATCAAGCGTGGCACGGCCTTCGCCCAGCAGGTGCTGCTGCGTGAAGGCCGTAAGTCGCTGGAAGACCGCAACAAGGACCAGGCGCTCTTCCAGGACAGCGCCACGCTCAGCGCCTTCGAGTCGAAGGCCAGCGCCAAGGCCGGAGAGGCGACGGATCTGCTGGAGATCACAGCGTCGGGGCAGATCTCCATGCTGAGCGCCGACAAGAGCCTGCTGCGCTCGGTGCTGGAGCAGTCGGTGGCGCCGAACGTGGACAAGAACCTGCAGTTCGTGCCCGACACCTTCCAGGTCGCGGTGCTGAGCGCGGGCCAGTTCGACAAGGCGAACAACCGCATCGCCGTACAGGTGAAGCTCAGCGAGGGCGCCACCCGCGCCTTCAGTGTGCCCGCGCTGCGCAAGGCGCTCGCCGGCAAGAGCCGCCATGACGCACAGCAGGCGGTGGTCGAGCGCGTGGACCAGAGCGCCCCGGCGAAGATCGGCGTGCAGCCCGGCTGGGCGCCCTGGCTGCCGCGCTTCACGGGCCGCATCGATGTCAAGGTCGGCACGCCGACGCCGTCGCCCACGCCATCGCCGACCGCGGCGCCCACCCCCGCGGCCACGCCAGCGCCGCGGTGAGCTTTCGGCCCTCATCCCCCGGCCCCTTCCCCCAATCCTGGGGGAAGGGCGATCCTTGAGGACTGGGCGAGAGGGTCTCGAATTAACCGTTCCGGCTCCGGAGCGCCCGACGCCGGATCACCCGCTCCCAGGATTGGGAGAGGGAGGGGTGAGGGCCGATGCCCCGGCTGCTCGGCGTGGACGCGGGTGAGGAGCGCATCGGGCTGGCCGTCGGCGACGAGGGCGGGCTCATAGCCGTGCCGCTCGCTATTATTGAACGGCGCGGCCGCGCCCTCGACCGTGTGGCCGAGGAGATCGCCGCACGCGCGCACGCCGAAGCAGCGGAAACGATCATTGTCGGCCTGCCGCTCAACATCGACGGCACGGAAGGGCGGCAGGCTAAGCGGGCGCGCGGCCTCGGGCGGCGCATTGCCGCGGCCAGCGGTCTGCCGCTGGCGTACTGGGACGAACGCATGAGCAGCTTCATCGCCGAGAGCCGCCTGGCGGAGGCGCGGGCGGCCTCCGTCCGTCGTGGCCGCAGGCACGTCGACGACCTGGCCGCGGCCGTGATCTTGCAGTCGTACCTCGACGCGCGGCGAGGAGGCGGCGCTTGAAGGCGTTCCTGATCGTCGTGGCCGGCTTTGTCGTGGCGGGCGTGTTCGTGCTGGTCGGCTGGCGAGCGATCGCAAACGTCGGCGGCTGGGCACTGGCAAGCCCGCAGCCGGTCGCCGTCGGCACCCCAGCCGCCGGCAGCGGCCAGACGATCACGATCAAGATCGACAAGGGTGAGAACGCCCGCACGATCGGCGACAAGTTGCAGAAGGCGGGTGTGGTGCGCAGCGCCACCTGGTTCCGCATGCTCGCCGAGATCGACGGCATCCAGAGCGACCTCGCCGCCGGCAGCTACACCTTCCAGCCCGACACCGACACGCAGGCCGTGCTCGATCGCATCAAGGCCGGCTTCTATCAGCCGCAGATCCTGGTCACGATCCCCGAGGGGCTGCGCATCGAGCAGGTGGCCGACCTGCTGCAGAAGAAGGGTGTGATCCAGGCGCAGCCGCTGCTCGACGCGATCCACGCCGGCCAGGCGCCCGCCGATCTGCCCGCCCTCGGCGACCTGCTCGCCGACCGGCCGCAGGGCATCGGCCTCGAAGGCTACGTCTTCCCCGACACCTACTACTTCCCGATCAAGGCAACGCCCGCCGACGTCATCAAGGAGATGCTCAACGCCCTCGGCGACCGCTTCGACCCCGAGCTGCGCGCCGCGATCAAGGCCGAAGGGCTGACGGACTACCAGGCGCTCACCCTCGCCTCGATCGTGGAGCGCGAAGCGCAGGTGCCGTCCGAGCGGGCGATCATCGCCTCGGTCTATCTCAACCGGCTGAAGGCGGGCATGCCGCTGCAGGCCGACCCGACGGTGCAGTATGCGCTCACCCAGGATGCGAACAGCGTTTCTTCCTTCGGCTGGTGGAAGCAGGAGCTGACCCAGGACGACTTGAAGGTGCAGTCGCCGTACAACACCTACGTCAACGCCGGCCTGCCCGCCGGGCCGATCTGCAACCCCGGACGCGACGCGATCGCCGCCGTCGCCCACCCCGCGCAAACGACGTTTCTCTATTTCGTGGCCAAGGGCGACGGCAGCCACGCCTTCGCGACGACACTGGCCGAGCACAACGCCAAC
This portion of the Dehalococcoidia bacterium genome encodes:
- the ruvX gene encoding Holliday junction resolvase RuvX is translated as MPRLLGVDAGEERIGLAVGDEGGLIAVPLAIIERRGRALDRVAEEIAARAHAEAAETIIVGLPLNIDGTEGRQAKRARGLGRRIAAASGLPLAYWDERMSSFIAESRLAEARAASVRRGRRHVDDLAAAVILQSYLDARRGGGA
- the mltG gene encoding endolytic transglycosylase MltG, producing MKAFLIVVAGFVVAGVFVLVGWRAIANVGGWALASPQPVAVGTPAAGSGQTITIKIDKGENARTIGDKLQKAGVVRSATWFRMLAEIDGIQSDLAAGSYTFQPDTDTQAVLDRIKAGFYQPQILVTIPEGLRIEQVADLLQKKGVIQAQPLLDAIHAGQAPADLPALGDLLADRPQGIGLEGYVFPDTYYFPIKATPADVIKEMLNALGDRFDPELRAAIKAEGLTDYQALTLASIVEREAQVPSERAIIASVYLNRLKAGMPLQADPTVQYALTQDANSVSSFGWWKQELTQDDLKVQSPYNTYVNAGLPAGPICNPGRDAIAAVAHPAQTTFLYFVAKGDGSHAFATTLAEHNANVQKYQRQ